In one window of Arachis ipaensis cultivar K30076 chromosome B06, Araip1.1, whole genome shotgun sequence DNA:
- the LOC107648422 gene encoding lysine histidine transporter 1, whose protein sequence is MVGAGVLSLPYAMSKLGWGPGVTVLILSWIITLFTLWQMVEMHEMVPGRRFDRYHELGQYAFGEKLGLYIVVPQQLVVEIGVNIVYMITGGKSLQNFHKAVCSSSCKHIKLTFFIMIFASVHFVLSHLPTFNSITLVSLAAAIMSVSYSTIAWGASIHNGVIEDVQYGYKSKSKAGTTFNFLSALGDVAFAYAGHNVVMEIQATIPSTPEKPSKAPMWKGVVVAYIVVAFCYFPVALIGYWIFGNSVEDDIFSSLKKPNWLIAMANMFVIIHVIGSYQVYAMPVFDMIETLMVKKFNFQPSTMLRFIVRNVYVAFTMFVAITIPFFDGLLAFFGGFAFAPTTYFLPCIMWLAIYKPKRFSLSWFTNWICIVLGVALMILSPIGGLRSIIIKAKTYEFYS, encoded by the exons ATGGTTGGTGCTGGTGTACTTAGCTTACCATATGCCATGTCAAAGCTTGGATG GGGACCCGGTGTGACTGTGCTAAtcttgtcatggatcatcacttTGTTTACGCTATGGCAAATGGTTGAGATGCATGAAATGGTTCCAGGTAGACGTTTTGATAGATACCATGAATTGGGTCAATATGCATTTGGTGAAAAGCTTGGGCTTTATATTGTGGTGCCTCAACAACTTGTGGTTGAAATTGGTGTAAACATTGTATATATGATCACTGGAGGAAAATCATTGCAAAACTTCCACAAAGCTGTGTGTTCATCAAGTTGCAAACATATCAAATTGACCTTTTTCATTATGATATTTGCCTCAGTTCACTTTGTACTGTCTCATCTCCCTACCTTCAATTCAATTACTCTAGTTTCACTAGCAGCAGCAATCATGTCCGTCAG TTACTCTACCATTGCATGGGGTGCTTCTATCCATAATGGTGTAATAGAAGATGTGCAATATGGGTACAAATCTAAGAGTAAAGCAGGAACAACATTTAATTTCTTAAGTGCCCTTGGCGATGTGGCATTTGCCTATGCTGGACACAATGTGGTGATGGAAATCCAAGCAACTATTCCATCAACGCCCGAGAAGCCATCAAAGGCTCCAATGTGGAAAGGAGTCGTTGTTGCATACATTGTTGTTGCTTTCTGCTACTTTCCGGTCGCTCTCATCGGCTATTGGATCTTCGGAAATTCTGTTGAGGACGACATTTTCTCCTCTCTAAAGAAACCAAACTGGCTTATTGCAATGGCCAACATGTTTGTTATTATCCATGTCATCGGAAGCTATCAG GTGTATGCAATGCCAGTATTTGACATGATTGAAACTTTAATGGTGAAGAAATTCAATTTTCAACCTAGTACAATGCTTCGTTTCATAGTACGCAATGTTTATGTGG CATTCACAATGTTCGTTGCTATTACCATACCATTTTTTGATGGCCTATTAGCATTCTTCGGAGGGTTTGCTTTTGCTCCAACAACGTACTTT CTCCCTTGTATCATGTGGCTTGCAATCTACAAACCTAAAAGATTCAGCTTGTCATGGTTTACTAATTGG ATTTGCATTGTGCTTGGCGTAGCATTAATGATTTTATCCCCTATTGGAGGTTTGAGGTCAATCATAATCAAAGCAAAAACCTACGAGTTTTACTCTTGA